A stretch of Phragmites australis chromosome 12, lpPhrAust1.1, whole genome shotgun sequence DNA encodes these proteins:
- the LOC133887489 gene encoding uncharacterized protein LOC133887489 isoform X3, which translates to MPGACNLIRVSNPVGGGGDPGNKENIAEDGDTFLDGPTLRKEGSASTKRKKKPAGFNLRKSIAWNPAFFTEQGVLDNSELSVLTGSQLMANGSPSPGVTGVTSPLCRSGRYGNAYVPKEVTENSHGKLPAKQRSAENKGRKLFSSAKTPQRNEWKESVGTQNRSSARSIQNRIPRVPAGSTQKKVPNSSSTAQLSRIPKKPQPSLPMVLRSTSSMTTVSKSNKNLAPVKAEQVHRVPGLPSKLKIDSISSGPSIEKDVVPAVTAKHEDAYGSVKCKNPQISPSSSFGITASTFAKPSALRMPSPSVGFFTQENAHVSHGDAAKRNAGTCFAGNTSSVVKPPRYKQPDDLKSGLCQTKPLSTNCTTASSLVLPVTRESNPNTLVGPEKEPLSKVITIYSVKSGNANNQERPEVDCLLAGSGATPQPLSSEKNDGARNCVPIVYNDTSHVEGSGIIKDIEPIENSYYLKSICSSTIEPVEDSCSLKAISSSTKPIVGSKLSPSRIASRVCTSNDLNCQSKSDSGSSAAIDLVAVSLSEGNNCTTDQVPRCGSSSHETPALADRNTDLNDSLQNESKPPSSEEQNTDGGMELEINNALVVKETLLLHVGCEHNHNCRSTDCSPMKHEAPMPCVERRPVLSVEPDIEDKMVLDTNKLSALEGASLMEKTKALDRSRTNTILKDHLKNLVPFTEEWLAVMEARGQEVLEQKTGAVQNSPPDKTTPESSPWSPVKRKAQDVGPFDCTKYSKSVPTSGTP; encoded by the exons ATGCCTGGGGCTTGCAATTTGATTCGGGTATCCAATCcagtgggaggaggaggagacccaG GCAACAAAGAGAATATCGCTGAAGATGGAGACACTTTCTTGGATGGCCCAACCTTGCGGAAAGAGGGGTCTGcctctacaaagaggaagaagaagcctgCAGGTTTCAACTTGAGGAAAAGCATTGCCTGGAACCCTGCTTTCTTCACTGAACAAG GTGTTTTGGATAATTCGGAGCTTTCTGTGCTCACTGGCTCCCAACTGATGGCAAATGGGAGCCCTAGCCCAGGGGTCACTGGTGTAACGTCCCCATTGTGTCGGTCTGGGAGATATGGTAATGCATATGTACCGAAGGAAGTCACAGAGAACTCACATGGAAAATTGCCTGCAAAACAACGAAGCGCAGAAAACAAGGGAAGGAAATTGTTCTCTTCAGCGAAAACACCTCAGAGAAATGAATGGAAAGAATCTGTG GGAACACAAAATAGAAGTTCTGCAAGAAGTATCCAGAATCGCATACCACGAGTACCAGCAGGATCTACA CAGAAGAAAGTACCAAACTCATCTTCTACAGCTCAGTTGTCAAGAATACCGAAGAAGCCTCAACCTTCTCTTCCTATGGTCCTGAGAAGTACCTCATCTATGACAACTGtttcaaaatcaaacaaaaatttaGCTCCAG TTAAAGCTGAGCAAGTTCATAGAGTACCTGGACTGCCGTCTAAATTGAAGATCGATTCTATATCTTCTGGACCTAGCATAGAGAAGGATGTG GTTCCTGCTGTTACTGCCAAACATGAAGACGCCTATGGTTCTGTGAAATGCAAAAATCCACAAATCAGCCCCTCCAGTTCCTTTGGTATCACTGCATCAACTTTTGCTAAGCCATCAGCACTTCGAATGCCTTCACCGTCAGTTGGGTTTTTCACTCAG GAAAATGCTCATGTGTCACATGGCGATGCTGCTAAAAGAAATGCGGGGACGTGCTTTGCTGGAAATACTTCATCAGTTGTAAAACCTCCCAGATATAAGCAGCCTGATGATCTAAAAAGCGGACTCTGTCAAACAAAGCCGCTGTCAACCAATTGCACCACTGCTTCCAGTCTTGTTCTACCTGTAACTAGAGAGAGCAATCCCAACACCTTGGTGGGTCCAGAAAAGGAACCCTTGTCAAAAGTTATTACTATATACTCAGTAAAATCTGGAAATGCAAATAATCAAGAAAGGCCAGAGGTTGATTGCTTATTGGCTGGAAGTGGAGCTACTCCACAGCCATTGAGTTCAGAAAAGAACGATGGTGCCAGAAATTGCGTGCCAATCGTGTACAATGACACATCACATGTAGAAGGAAGTGGCATTATCAAAGATATTGAGCCTATTGAGAATTCCTACTATCTTAAATCTATTTGTTCCTCAACCATCGAACCTGTTGAGGATTCCTGCTCTCTTAAAGCTATTAGCTCCTCAACCAAACCTATTGTGGGGAGTAAATTGTCACCCTCTCGCATTGCCTCTCGAGTATGCACATCTAATGATCTCAATTGTCAAAGCAAGTCAGACAGTGGTTCCAGTGCAGCAATTGACTTGGTTGCAGTTTCTTTGTCTGAAGGCAACAATTGTACTACAG ATCAGGTGCCACGTTGTGGTAGTTCAAGTCATGAAACACCTGCTTTAGCTGACAGGAATACAGATTTGAATGATTCTTTGCAGAATGAATCTAAACCTCCTTCATCAGAAGAACAAAATACTGACGGTGGAATGGAGCTTGAAATAAACAATGCATTAGTTGTAAAGGAGACCCTGTTGTTACATGTCGGGTGTGAGCATAACCACAATTGTAGGAGCACAGATTGTTCTCCTATGAAACATGAAGCACCTATGCCTTGTGTGGAGAGACGACCTGTTTTATCAGTAGAACCGGACATAGAAGACAAAATGGTGCTTGACACAAACAAGTTGTCAGCTCTAGAGGGTGCATCACTTATGGA AAAGACTAAAGCACTGGACAGATCACGAACAAATACTATCCTTAAAGATCATCTGAAAAACTTGGTACCATTTACAGAAGAATGGCTTGCTGTCATGGAGGCTCGTGGGCAG GAAGTTCTCGAACAGAAGACTGGCGCTGTGCAAAATTCTCCTCCTGACAAAACTACTCCAGAATCCAGTCCATGGTCACCG GTTAAACGGAAAGCCCAAGATGTCGGACCATTTGACTGTACTAAGTACTCCAAAAGCGTCCCAACATCTGGTACCCCTTAA
- the LOC133887489 gene encoding uncharacterized protein LOC133887489 isoform X2, with amino-acid sequence MASPCPFPAAAAGSGNKENIAEDGDTFLDGPTLRKEGSASTKRKKKPAGFNLRKSIAWNPAFFTEQGVLDNSELSVLTGSQLMANGSPSPGVTGVTSPLCRSGRYGNAYVPKEVTENSHGKLPAKQRSAENKGRKLFSSAKTPQRNEWKESVGTQNRSSARSIQNRIPRVPAGSTQKKVPNSSSTAQLSRIPKKPQPSLPMVLRSTSSMTTVSKSNKNLAPVKAEQVHRVPGLPSKLKIDSISSGPSIEKDVVPAVTAKHEDAYGSVKCKNPQISPSSSFGITASTFAKPSALRMPSPSVGFFTQENAHVSHGDAAKRNAGTCFAGNTSSVVKPPRYKQPDDLKSGLCQTKPLSTNCTTASSLVLPVTRESNPNTLVGPEKEPLSKVITIYSVKSGNANNQERPEVDCLLAGSGATPQPLSSEKNDGARNCVPIVYNDTSHVEGSGIIKDIEPIENSYYLKSICSSTIEPVEDSCSLKAISSSTKPIVGSKLSPSRIASRVCTSNDLNCQSKSDSGSSAAIDLVAVSLSEGNNCTTGLDFLRDFDSSNHLNTECSTLMESVESTICADQVPRCGSSSHETPALADRNTDLNDSLQNESKPPSSEEQNTDGGMELEINNALVVKETLLLHVGCEHNHNCRSTDCSPMKHEAPMPCVERRPVLSVEPDIEDKMVLDTNKLSALEGASLMEKTKALDRSRTNTILKDHLKNLVPFTEEWLAVMEARGQEVLEQKTGAVQNSPPDKTTPESSPWSPVKRKAQDVGPFDCTKYSKSVPTSGTP; translated from the exons ATGGCGTCGCCGTGCCCCTtccccgccgctgccgccggatCCG GCAACAAAGAGAATATCGCTGAAGATGGAGACACTTTCTTGGATGGCCCAACCTTGCGGAAAGAGGGGTCTGcctctacaaagaggaagaagaagcctgCAGGTTTCAACTTGAGGAAAAGCATTGCCTGGAACCCTGCTTTCTTCACTGAACAAG GTGTTTTGGATAATTCGGAGCTTTCTGTGCTCACTGGCTCCCAACTGATGGCAAATGGGAGCCCTAGCCCAGGGGTCACTGGTGTAACGTCCCCATTGTGTCGGTCTGGGAGATATGGTAATGCATATGTACCGAAGGAAGTCACAGAGAACTCACATGGAAAATTGCCTGCAAAACAACGAAGCGCAGAAAACAAGGGAAGGAAATTGTTCTCTTCAGCGAAAACACCTCAGAGAAATGAATGGAAAGAATCTGTG GGAACACAAAATAGAAGTTCTGCAAGAAGTATCCAGAATCGCATACCACGAGTACCAGCAGGATCTACA CAGAAGAAAGTACCAAACTCATCTTCTACAGCTCAGTTGTCAAGAATACCGAAGAAGCCTCAACCTTCTCTTCCTATGGTCCTGAGAAGTACCTCATCTATGACAACTGtttcaaaatcaaacaaaaatttaGCTCCAG TTAAAGCTGAGCAAGTTCATAGAGTACCTGGACTGCCGTCTAAATTGAAGATCGATTCTATATCTTCTGGACCTAGCATAGAGAAGGATGTG GTTCCTGCTGTTACTGCCAAACATGAAGACGCCTATGGTTCTGTGAAATGCAAAAATCCACAAATCAGCCCCTCCAGTTCCTTTGGTATCACTGCATCAACTTTTGCTAAGCCATCAGCACTTCGAATGCCTTCACCGTCAGTTGGGTTTTTCACTCAG GAAAATGCTCATGTGTCACATGGCGATGCTGCTAAAAGAAATGCGGGGACGTGCTTTGCTGGAAATACTTCATCAGTTGTAAAACCTCCCAGATATAAGCAGCCTGATGATCTAAAAAGCGGACTCTGTCAAACAAAGCCGCTGTCAACCAATTGCACCACTGCTTCCAGTCTTGTTCTACCTGTAACTAGAGAGAGCAATCCCAACACCTTGGTGGGTCCAGAAAAGGAACCCTTGTCAAAAGTTATTACTATATACTCAGTAAAATCTGGAAATGCAAATAATCAAGAAAGGCCAGAGGTTGATTGCTTATTGGCTGGAAGTGGAGCTACTCCACAGCCATTGAGTTCAGAAAAGAACGATGGTGCCAGAAATTGCGTGCCAATCGTGTACAATGACACATCACATGTAGAAGGAAGTGGCATTATCAAAGATATTGAGCCTATTGAGAATTCCTACTATCTTAAATCTATTTGTTCCTCAACCATCGAACCTGTTGAGGATTCCTGCTCTCTTAAAGCTATTAGCTCCTCAACCAAACCTATTGTGGGGAGTAAATTGTCACCCTCTCGCATTGCCTCTCGAGTATGCACATCTAATGATCTCAATTGTCAAAGCAAGTCAGACAGTGGTTCCAGTGCAGCAATTGACTTGGTTGCAGTTTCTTTGTCTGAAGGCAACAATTGTACTACAGGTCTTGATTTCTTGCGAGATTTTGATTCCAGCAATCACCTGAATACTGAATGTTCTACTCTAATGGAATCAGTGGAATCTACAATATGTGCAGATCAGGTGCCACGTTGTGGTAGTTCAAGTCATGAAACACCTGCTTTAGCTGACAGGAATACAGATTTGAATGATTCTTTGCAGAATGAATCTAAACCTCCTTCATCAGAAGAACAAAATACTGACGGTGGAATGGAGCTTGAAATAAACAATGCATTAGTTGTAAAGGAGACCCTGTTGTTACATGTCGGGTGTGAGCATAACCACAATTGTAGGAGCACAGATTGTTCTCCTATGAAACATGAAGCACCTATGCCTTGTGTGGAGAGACGACCTGTTTTATCAGTAGAACCGGACATAGAAGACAAAATGGTGCTTGACACAAACAAGTTGTCAGCTCTAGAGGGTGCATCACTTATGGA AAAGACTAAAGCACTGGACAGATCACGAACAAATACTATCCTTAAAGATCATCTGAAAAACTTGGTACCATTTACAGAAGAATGGCTTGCTGTCATGGAGGCTCGTGGGCAG GAAGTTCTCGAACAGAAGACTGGCGCTGTGCAAAATTCTCCTCCTGACAAAACTACTCCAGAATCCAGTCCATGGTCACCG GTTAAACGGAAAGCCCAAGATGTCGGACCATTTGACTGTACTAAGTACTCCAAAAGCGTCCCAACATCTGGTACCCCTTAA
- the LOC133887489 gene encoding uncharacterized protein LOC133887489 isoform X1 translates to MPGACNLIRVSNPVGGGGDPGNKENIAEDGDTFLDGPTLRKEGSASTKRKKKPAGFNLRKSIAWNPAFFTEQGVLDNSELSVLTGSQLMANGSPSPGVTGVTSPLCRSGRYGNAYVPKEVTENSHGKLPAKQRSAENKGRKLFSSAKTPQRNEWKESVGTQNRSSARSIQNRIPRVPAGSTQKKVPNSSSTAQLSRIPKKPQPSLPMVLRSTSSMTTVSKSNKNLAPVKAEQVHRVPGLPSKLKIDSISSGPSIEKDVVPAVTAKHEDAYGSVKCKNPQISPSSSFGITASTFAKPSALRMPSPSVGFFTQENAHVSHGDAAKRNAGTCFAGNTSSVVKPPRYKQPDDLKSGLCQTKPLSTNCTTASSLVLPVTRESNPNTLVGPEKEPLSKVITIYSVKSGNANNQERPEVDCLLAGSGATPQPLSSEKNDGARNCVPIVYNDTSHVEGSGIIKDIEPIENSYYLKSICSSTIEPVEDSCSLKAISSSTKPIVGSKLSPSRIASRVCTSNDLNCQSKSDSGSSAAIDLVAVSLSEGNNCTTGLDFLRDFDSSNHLNTECSTLMESVESTICADQVPRCGSSSHETPALADRNTDLNDSLQNESKPPSSEEQNTDGGMELEINNALVVKETLLLHVGCEHNHNCRSTDCSPMKHEAPMPCVERRPVLSVEPDIEDKMVLDTNKLSALEGASLMEKTKALDRSRTNTILKDHLKNLVPFTEEWLAVMEARGQEVLEQKTGAVQNSPPDKTTPESSPWSPVKRKAQDVGPFDCTKYSKSVPTSGTP, encoded by the exons ATGCCTGGGGCTTGCAATTTGATTCGGGTATCCAATCcagtgggaggaggaggagacccaG GCAACAAAGAGAATATCGCTGAAGATGGAGACACTTTCTTGGATGGCCCAACCTTGCGGAAAGAGGGGTCTGcctctacaaagaggaagaagaagcctgCAGGTTTCAACTTGAGGAAAAGCATTGCCTGGAACCCTGCTTTCTTCACTGAACAAG GTGTTTTGGATAATTCGGAGCTTTCTGTGCTCACTGGCTCCCAACTGATGGCAAATGGGAGCCCTAGCCCAGGGGTCACTGGTGTAACGTCCCCATTGTGTCGGTCTGGGAGATATGGTAATGCATATGTACCGAAGGAAGTCACAGAGAACTCACATGGAAAATTGCCTGCAAAACAACGAAGCGCAGAAAACAAGGGAAGGAAATTGTTCTCTTCAGCGAAAACACCTCAGAGAAATGAATGGAAAGAATCTGTG GGAACACAAAATAGAAGTTCTGCAAGAAGTATCCAGAATCGCATACCACGAGTACCAGCAGGATCTACA CAGAAGAAAGTACCAAACTCATCTTCTACAGCTCAGTTGTCAAGAATACCGAAGAAGCCTCAACCTTCTCTTCCTATGGTCCTGAGAAGTACCTCATCTATGACAACTGtttcaaaatcaaacaaaaatttaGCTCCAG TTAAAGCTGAGCAAGTTCATAGAGTACCTGGACTGCCGTCTAAATTGAAGATCGATTCTATATCTTCTGGACCTAGCATAGAGAAGGATGTG GTTCCTGCTGTTACTGCCAAACATGAAGACGCCTATGGTTCTGTGAAATGCAAAAATCCACAAATCAGCCCCTCCAGTTCCTTTGGTATCACTGCATCAACTTTTGCTAAGCCATCAGCACTTCGAATGCCTTCACCGTCAGTTGGGTTTTTCACTCAG GAAAATGCTCATGTGTCACATGGCGATGCTGCTAAAAGAAATGCGGGGACGTGCTTTGCTGGAAATACTTCATCAGTTGTAAAACCTCCCAGATATAAGCAGCCTGATGATCTAAAAAGCGGACTCTGTCAAACAAAGCCGCTGTCAACCAATTGCACCACTGCTTCCAGTCTTGTTCTACCTGTAACTAGAGAGAGCAATCCCAACACCTTGGTGGGTCCAGAAAAGGAACCCTTGTCAAAAGTTATTACTATATACTCAGTAAAATCTGGAAATGCAAATAATCAAGAAAGGCCAGAGGTTGATTGCTTATTGGCTGGAAGTGGAGCTACTCCACAGCCATTGAGTTCAGAAAAGAACGATGGTGCCAGAAATTGCGTGCCAATCGTGTACAATGACACATCACATGTAGAAGGAAGTGGCATTATCAAAGATATTGAGCCTATTGAGAATTCCTACTATCTTAAATCTATTTGTTCCTCAACCATCGAACCTGTTGAGGATTCCTGCTCTCTTAAAGCTATTAGCTCCTCAACCAAACCTATTGTGGGGAGTAAATTGTCACCCTCTCGCATTGCCTCTCGAGTATGCACATCTAATGATCTCAATTGTCAAAGCAAGTCAGACAGTGGTTCCAGTGCAGCAATTGACTTGGTTGCAGTTTCTTTGTCTGAAGGCAACAATTGTACTACAGGTCTTGATTTCTTGCGAGATTTTGATTCCAGCAATCACCTGAATACTGAATGTTCTACTCTAATGGAATCAGTGGAATCTACAATATGTGCAGATCAGGTGCCACGTTGTGGTAGTTCAAGTCATGAAACACCTGCTTTAGCTGACAGGAATACAGATTTGAATGATTCTTTGCAGAATGAATCTAAACCTCCTTCATCAGAAGAACAAAATACTGACGGTGGAATGGAGCTTGAAATAAACAATGCATTAGTTGTAAAGGAGACCCTGTTGTTACATGTCGGGTGTGAGCATAACCACAATTGTAGGAGCACAGATTGTTCTCCTATGAAACATGAAGCACCTATGCCTTGTGTGGAGAGACGACCTGTTTTATCAGTAGAACCGGACATAGAAGACAAAATGGTGCTTGACACAAACAAGTTGTCAGCTCTAGAGGGTGCATCACTTATGGA AAAGACTAAAGCACTGGACAGATCACGAACAAATACTATCCTTAAAGATCATCTGAAAAACTTGGTACCATTTACAGAAGAATGGCTTGCTGTCATGGAGGCTCGTGGGCAG GAAGTTCTCGAACAGAAGACTGGCGCTGTGCAAAATTCTCCTCCTGACAAAACTACTCCAGAATCCAGTCCATGGTCACCG GTTAAACGGAAAGCCCAAGATGTCGGACCATTTGACTGTACTAAGTACTCCAAAAGCGTCCCAACATCTGGTACCCCTTAA